From Toxorhynchites rutilus septentrionalis strain SRP chromosome 2, ASM2978413v1, whole genome shotgun sequence, a single genomic window includes:
- the LOC129765767 gene encoding uncharacterized protein LOC129765767 has protein sequence MIRITAYWRRFFSFLRIPTKIRKFTFLTTDELKTAEHALIRLLQQQCFSDEWKRLENGQPVLKSSRLKWFHPMLSPNDRIIRIGGRLGQSTRHEDFKHPILLPGSHYLSTLLLLSYHQKLLHAAAQLMINTIRIRYWLLGGRGAAKQIVHKCVICVRARPKLIEQFMSELPAARVTASRPFSKVGIDFWGPIYIQPRHRRDAPIKTYVAVFVCFTTKAVHLEIVANLTTAKFLQAFRRFVSRRGLCSDVYTDNGKNFVGAAGELKHILQSAEHKGQVARECTENGIRWHFNPPKGSHFGGLWEAAIKSAQKHFTRVLGPRVLAYDDMETLLAQIECCLNSRPLTPLSDDPSDLAPLTPGHFLVGSELKAVPDVNLDSVQYNRLTQWQQTQKMFQEIWNRWHLEYLATLQPRAKWCNPPVHIEKNRLVIIKEENISPMRWPTGRIHELHPGKDGVVRVVTLQTARGFIIRPIAKLCLLPVFSSNEKNINDGETVNNDKLTKLPEKLK, from the coding sequence ATGATACGAATCACTGCCTATTGGCGtcgctttttttcgtttctgcGAATACCAACGAAAATTCGCAAATTTACCTTCCTTACGACCGATGAACTCAAGACTGCCGAACATGCGCTCATCCGATTGCTACAGCAACAATGCTTCTCCGACGAATGGAAACGGTTGGAAAATGGACAGCCAGTTCTGAAAAGCTCTCGACTAAAATGGTTTCACCCAATGCTCTCACCCAACGACAGAATCATCCGGATCGGCGGTCGCTTGGGACAGTCGACACGACATGAAGACTTCAAGCACCCAATCCTGCTGCCAGGCTCTCATTATCTGTCAACACTGCTACTATTGTCATATCACCAGAAACTTCTGCATGCTGCCGCGCAGCTGATGATCAACACAATTCGTATTCGTTACTGGCTCTTGGGCGGAAGAGGGGCGGCTAAGCAGATCGTACACAAATGCGTCATCTGCGTACGCGCTCGACCGAAGCTCATCGAGCAGTTTATGTCCGAGCTCCCGGCTGCTCGTGTAACTGCGTCTCGACCTTTCTCAAAGGTTGGCATAGACTTTTGGGGACCAATCTACATTCAACCACGGCATAGACGCGATGCACCCATCAAAACATACGTTGCCGTATTCGTCTGTTTTACGACGAAGGCGGTACACCTCGAAATCGTTGCAAACTTGACTACCGCAAAATTTCTACAAGCCTTCCGACGATTTGTGTCCCGGCGTGGTCTATGCTCTGACGTCTACACAGACAACGGGAAGAATTTTGTGGGCGCAGCCGGCGAGCTAAAACACATTTTGCAAAGCGCAGAGCACAAAGGTCAGGTAGCTCGAGAGTGCACGGAAAACGGCATCCGTTGGCACTTTAACCCTCCCAAAGGCTCTCATTTTGGCGGACTGTGGGAGGCGGCAATAAAATCGGCGCAGAAGCATTTCACTCGGGTACTAGGCCCTCGAGTACTGGCGTACGACGACATGGAGACTCTCCTAGCGCAGATAGAATGCTGCTTAAACTCCCGTCCGCTTACACCTCTAAGCGACGACCCATCCGATCTTGCTCCACTTACCCCGGGGCATTTCCTTGTGGGTTCGGAATTAAAGGCAGTTCCAGATGTCAATCTCGACTCAGTTCAGTACAATCGGTTGACTCAATGGCAGCAGACACAGAAAATGTTCCAGGAAATATGGAATCGATGGCACCTGGAATATTTGGCTACGTTGCAGCCCAGAGCCAAGTGGTGCAACCCACCGGTACACATCGAAAAGAACCGACTTGTCATCATAAAAGAGGAGAATATTTCACCGATGCGATGGCCAACCGGCCGAATTCATGAATTGCACCCCGGCAAGGACGGCGTTGTCCGGGTTGTGACGCTACAAACAGCTCGCGGGTTCATCATTCGTCCAATTGCGAAGCTGTGTCTTCTTCCTGTCTTCTCATCCAACGAAAAAAACATCAACGACGGCGAAACTGTCAACAACGATAAGCTGACAAAGTTACCAGAGAAATTGAAATAA
- the LOC129765765 gene encoding uncharacterized protein LOC129765765, whose amino-acid sequence MPKKGQAPVASGSLLKYFKKSENLPSQSPSGGESVLMEESISEKQSVQEEQSIPVAREISDCGSGPTLTIDTSDDDTDDVEHSEHIAVNKSSNYVSNGFSESIHSNFTPLFIDSIRMSILNPCRRSEKELARNTPENGKGNCLGWLRVQIVISDFVVSVRKT is encoded by the exons ATGCCTAAAAAAGGACAAGCTCCAGTTGCAAGCGGAAGTTTGctcaaatatttcaaaaaaagcg aaaatctTCCAAGTCAGTCGCCTTCGGGAGGAGAGTCGGTTCTGATGGAGGAGTCGATTTCGGAGAAGCAGTCAGTTCAGGAAGAGCAATCGATTCCAGTAGCACGAGAAATAAGTGATTGTGGCAGTGGTCCAACTCTAACCATCGATACGTCAGATGATGACACTGACGACGTCGAGCATTCCGAGCATATTGCAGTAAATAAATCTTCAAATTACGTAAGTAATGGATTTTCGGAGAGTATTCACTCAAATTTCACTCCACTTTTCATTGATTCGATTAGGATGAGCATACTGAACCCCTGTCGAAGAAGCGAAAAAGAGTTGGCCAGAAATACTCCAGAGAATGGGAAAGGCAATTGTCTTGGTTGGCTCCGAGTGCAGATTGTTATTTCGGATTTTGTCGTGTCTGTAAGAAAGACGTAA
- the LOC129765766 gene encoding uncharacterized protein LOC129765766 — MSGAERKLRHLKTRRRGILSSFTLINNFVSSYQEERDRAEVPVRLEAVVSQWTEFNKIQVELETCDEAPEAIDQYFKEKAEFETQYYKVKGFLLQHCQIPATNAPSSAPHTRSHNSSNGKLPDVKLPVFAGNYESWLNSHDLFVSLVHSSSELSSIQKFYYLRSSLAGEALKLIQTIPISGINYQKVLKRNYVQALFDFPVLRRESTELHSLVEKFEANVRVLKQLGESTEHWDILLIHFLTSRLDPVTRRDWEEFSATLDNAVFKDLIDFIQRRVNVLQHVSSKQSDIQQLSQFRKTTNNRVSSHGAFQENRRKCLVCPEEHPIYQCSIFSRMPVEEKEKLVKRHQLCLNCLRKGHMARDCPSENCCWKCRSRHHTQLCTNTSNARRPSNAVAGSKNNNRNSNHSTTSTTLQDQQPPSSSMQVPAPVLNAAHSGLSSCNSQLSARSKVLLATAVVIVVDDAGREHIARALLDSGSECCFATTQLSQTMAVTRTRIDLPIAGIGKSSTNVKHQFRAVIKSRTRNYSSCVDLLILPKLTIDLPSVDVNIDHWNIPTNIDLADPAFFKSSSIYIILGAEIFFDLFSIPGRISLGDFLPSLTNSVLGWVVSGRTAKSQRQSSVRCNVATIADLHNDMEKFWNIEEDPSATNHSPDETACEEFFQRTVARDSSGRYMVRLPFKESLMQRLGDNKKSALHRFRLLENRLSRDSTIAQKYRDFMAEYLRLGHMTPLSDFGDGIHPKYYLPHHPVIRESSRTTKLRVIFDASSKTSSGISLNDALLVGPTVQDDLRSIIMRSRTHEIVLIADAEKMYRQVLHFPEDYAYLCIFWRFSRDEPLQTYVLRTVTYGTASAPYLATRVLKQLASDEARNFPVAAKVVERDFYLDDLFSGAATVTETIKLREQIEGMLSSGGFQLRKWASNFEAVLEGIPPENRALQHSIDLDRDQIIKTLGLHWEPASDRFKYRIELLLSSNVVLTKRQTLSYIAQLFDPLGLVGPVVVTAKAFMQTLWTLRDESGTIWEWDRELASSLRDQWINYHSNLPALNELSIDRYVLLPNSVEIELHLFSDASDIGYGACAYLRSVSNSGQIKITLLTSKSRIAPLKKQSTPRLELCGALLSAELYQRIAASLQITFSTVFWTDSTTVINWLKVTPSTWTTFVANRVSKIQHATQHCSWNHIAGLENPADVISRGCMASDLIITNSGGRVQDGGSRKKSTGLLTDNTADLPIKAMRNDGRLVQSPLLPLPHSRSSTNIQQNSLATQR, encoded by the coding sequence ATGTCTGGAGCTGAACGGAAGCTGCGCCACCTGAAAACGAGACGTCGTGGTATCCTGTCGTCGTTCACTCTCATCAATAACTTCGTCTCTTCGTACCAGGAGGAAAGAGACAGAGCAGAAGTTCCCGTACGCCTGGAAGCGGTCGTGTCGCAATGGACGGAGTTCAACAAGATACAAGTGGAATTAGAAACTTGTGATGAAGCTCCTGAAGCGATAGACCAGTATTTTAAAGAAAAAGCCGAGTTTGAGACGCAGTATTATAAAGTGAAGGGTTTTCTTCTGCAACACTGCCAAATTCCTGCTACGAATGCGCCTTCTTCCGCCCCCCACACGCGAAGTCATAATTCGAGCAACGGTAAACTGCCTGACGTTAAGCTACCGGTGTTTGCCGGCAACTATGAGAGTTGGCTCAACTCTCACGACTTGTTCGTATCGCTTGTTCACTCGTCGTCGGAGCTTTCAAGTATCCAAAAATTTTATTATCTCCGGTCGTCTTTAGCTGGGGAAGCACTGAAGCTAATCCAGACGATACCGATTAGTGGCATTAATTACCAGAAGGTTCTTAAGCGCAATTATGTTCAGGCATTGTTTGACTTTCCGGTCCTTCGTCGAGAGTCTACTGAACTGCATTCGTTGGTTGAAAAGTTCGAAGCAAATGTTAGGGTGCTCAAGCAACTTGGAGAAAGCACCGAACATTGGGACATATTGCTGATCCATTTCCTCACGAGTCGTCTCGATCCTGTAACTCGCCGTGATTGGGAGGAATTTTCTGCTACTCTTGACAACGCTGTTTTCAAGGACCTCATCGATTTCATCCAGCGGAGAGTCAACGTATTGCAGCACGTGTCTTCCAAGCAAAGCGATATTCAACAACTTTCGCAATTTCGCAAAACGACGAATAATCGTGTTAGTAGCCACGGAGCATTTCAGGAGAATCGTCGAAAGTGTCTCGTCTGCCCGGAAGAACATCCCATCTACCAGTGTAGCATCTTTAGTCGTATGCCTGTAGAGGAGAAGGAGAAGCTCGTCAAGCGTCACCAGCTGTGCCTGAACTGTCTTCGAAAAGGCCACATGGCACGTGATTGTCCGTCGGAGAACTGCTGCTGGAAGTGCAGATCTCGCCATCACACTCAACTGTGCACAAATACATCGAATGCTAGAAGACCATCAAACGCTGTAGCAGGTTCAAAAAATAACAACCGAAATTCGAACCATTCCACCACCAGTACAACCCTTCAAGATCAACAACCCCCATCCTCATCGATGCAAGTGCCAGCACCTGTTTTGAATGCTGCACACTCCGGTTTGAGCagctgtaactcacaactgtcCGCGAGATCCAAGGTTCTTCTAGCCACTGCTGTGGTAATTGTAGTAGACGACGCTGGAAGAGAACATATCGCCCGAGCACTTTTGGATTCGGGGAGCGAATGCTGTTTCGCCACCACACAGTTGTCTCAGACGATGGCTGTTACTCGAACGAGAATCGATCTGCCGATAGCCGGAATCGGAAAATCTTCGACCAATGTGAAGCACCAATTTCGTGCCGTCATCAAATCCCGAACTCGCAACTATTCCTCTTGTGTCGATTTGCTTATTCTGCCGAAGCTCACTATCGATTTGCCATCGGTCGATGTAAACATCGATCATTGGAACATTCCCACCAACATTGATCTAGCCGATCCAGCGTTCTTCAAATCGAGCAGTATCTACATTATATTGGGCGCAGAGATATTTTTTGACCTGTTCTCCATCCCAGGTCGCATTTCGCTTGGAGATTTTCTTCCTTCACTCACCAATTCCGTCTTAGGATGGGTAGTGTCAGGCCGAACTGCAAAAAGTCAACGCCAATCTTCTGTTCGCTGCAACGTTGCAACCATAGCCGATCTTCACAATGATATGGAGAAATTTTGGAACATAGAGGAAGATCCATCCGCCACCAATCATTCCCCGGACGAAACTGCCTGCGAAGAGTTCTTCCAGCGCACTGTCGCACGCGATTCATCGGGTCGATACATGGTTCGACTACCATTCAAGGAATCTCTAATGCAGCGATTGGGAGACAACaagaaatcggctctgcatCGCTTTCGCCTGCTGGAAAATCGACTGTCACGTGATTCTACGATCGCTCAGAAGTATCGAGACTTCATGGCCGAGTATCTGCGGCTGGGCCATATGACGCCACTCAGCGACTTCGGAGATGGGATTCATCCGAAGTATTACCTTCCACATCACCCCGTTATACGAGAGAGCAGCAGAACAACTAAGCTGCGCGTCATTTTCGATGCGTCCAGCAAAACGAGTTCGGGAATCTCACTTAACGATGCCCTGCTCGTCGGCCCGACTGTGCAGGACGATCTGCGCTCTATCATCATGCGTTCCCGCACACATGAAATCGTTCTCATAGCGGACGCCGAAAAAATGTATCGCCAAGTTCTACACTTCCCCGAAGACTATGCGTACCTGTGCATATTTTGGCGATTTTCTCGGGACGAACCACTTCAAACATACGTTCTCCGAACCGTCACGTATGGGACAGCATCGGCTCCTTATCTGGCTACTCGGGTCTTGAAGCAGTTAGCAAGCGACGAAGCGAGAAATTTCCCAGTTGCAGCGAAGGTAGTTGAAAGAGATTTTTACCTGGACGATTTATTTTCGGGAGCTGCTACCGTGACAGAGACAATCAAGCTACGGGAACAAATCGAAGGCATGCTTTCCAGTGGAGGCTTCCAGTTGAGAAAGTGGGCATCTAATTTTGAGGCCGTTCTTGAGGGTATTCCGCCTGAGAACCGCGCTCTTCAACACTCAATCGATCTCGATCGTGACCAAATAATCAAAACGCTCGGTTTGCACTGGGAACCAGCATCCGATCGTTTTAAGTATAGAATTGAGCTTCTTCTGTCATCAAACGTCGTGCTCACGAAGCGTCAAACGCTGTCGTATATCGCTCAGCTCTTCGATCCATTGGGACTCGTCGGTCCAGTCGTCGTAACGGCCAAAGCGTTCATGCAAACACTCTGGACGCTTCGGGACGAGAGCGGAACGATTTGGGAATGGGATCGAGAGCTTGCATCCAGTCTACGGGATCAATGGATCAACTACCACTCAAATCTACCTGCGTTGAATGAATTGAGTATCGATCGTTATGTTCTTCTCCCAAACTCGGTCGAGATTGAGCTGCATCTGTTCTCGGATGCTTCGGACATCGGATACGGTGCGTGTGCTTACTTGAGGTCCGTCAGTAACAGTGGACAAATCAAAATCACACTTCTGACGTCAAAGTCCAGAATTGCTCCTCTGAAGAAACAGAGCACACCTAGACTCGAACTGTGTGGCGCTCTACTCTCTGCTGAGTTGTACCAGCGAATCGCCGCTTCTCTTCAGATTACGTTTTCTACTGTTTTCTGGACTGACTCCACGACAGTCATCAATTGGCTCAAAGTAACCCCGTCTACTTGGACAACGTTTGTCGCAAACAGGGTGTCTAAGATTCAGCACGCGACGCAGCACTGTTCTTGGAACCATATAGCCGGACTGGAGAACCCAGCTGACGTCATCTCTCGTGGTTGCATGGCTTCAGATCTCATCATCACAAACTCTGGTGGAAGGGTCCAGGATGGCGGCAGCAGGAAAAAGAGCACTGGCCTGTTAACGGACAACACTGCGGACCTACCGATCAAAGCAATGCGGAACGACGGAAGACTGGTGCAATCTCCACTACTGCCACTACCACACTCTCGTTCATCGACGAATATACAGCAAAATTCTCTAGCTACTCAAAGATGA